A portion of the Bacteroidota bacterium genome contains these proteins:
- a CDS encoding T9SS type A sorting domain-containing protein — MPRFASRLLALSLTLLAARSAAQPVPAFAPEAAPFPIEVEGEALAYPFLGGFVGPRPQLVDADLDGDPDLVVLGEGGRRLLYLENTAPAGQPATFVWRPDAYADADLLSWVQLGDLDGDGDLDLLTGSASGPNRARYLRNDGSAQAPRFTEAADPLTDTNGNPLRAENTNVPGLGDVDGDGDLDYFAGTADLGTTYHYRHDGVSSDGVPRFVFETDRFQDLVIFESNPNCPSTPLVDDPSALGGPASGDVRGPHAAAPRALASANRHGQNAVAFADVDSDGDLDYFWGDINSASLLFFENQGTPTDPTLVLAADVYPDDEPLTSGGYAIAAFGDTDADGDLDLVVGIAGGFCSQPKNLIDNFFLYENIGTATAPVFTERTSRLLPNYDVGRSTRLAIADLDGDGDLDALVSVDRPPSLDPIRSALRLLENVGSAAAPRWRETDPDFLSLDLGVSASSYTPALVDLTGDGLRDLVVGEFGRDLFFFRRTAAPLDSPDAFVEVVPSPLADLALGQRPTPTLGDLDGDGDADLVAGDFTGRLRFFRNTGSPTAAAFTLEADRFLDADVGTNSTPHLGDLDGDGDLDLLVGSDDGPVQVYRNEGTPQAFSFVDAGTIPMPRSGTAPALGDLDGDGDPDLMSGTLGGGLIFLRNPTTTDVEPPAPPQTLQFEAFPNPARGAVRFRTALPPDLGPTTLAVYDVLGRVVFEAALPEAGATLVWEGPGTDRGTLSGGLYVAVLRSGGERLATRRITVLPR; from the coding sequence GTGCCCCGTTTCGCCTCTCGCCTGCTCGCCCTCTCGCTCACACTGCTGGCCGCGCGCTCCGCGGCTCAGCCGGTGCCCGCCTTCGCGCCCGAGGCCGCGCCGTTCCCCATCGAAGTGGAGGGCGAGGCTCTCGCCTATCCATTCCTAGGCGGCTTCGTCGGCCCGCGCCCGCAGCTTGTCGACGCTGACCTCGACGGCGACCCGGACCTCGTGGTGCTCGGCGAGGGCGGGCGGCGCCTCCTCTACCTCGAAAACACGGCGCCCGCGGGCCAACCCGCCACCTTTGTCTGGCGCCCCGACGCCTATGCCGATGCGGACCTCCTCTCGTGGGTGCAGCTTGGCGACCTCGACGGCGACGGCGACCTCGACCTGCTCACTGGCAGCGCCTCCGGGCCGAACCGCGCTCGCTACCTCCGCAACGACGGTAGCGCACAGGCCCCGCGCTTCACGGAGGCGGCAGACCCCCTCACGGACACCAACGGCAACCCGCTCCGCGCCGAGAACACCAACGTCCCCGGCCTCGGCGACGTCGACGGCGACGGCGACCTTGACTACTTCGCCGGCACAGCCGACCTCGGCACGACCTATCACTACCGCCACGACGGCGTCAGCTCCGACGGCGTCCCACGCTTCGTGTTCGAGACGGACCGCTTCCAGGACCTTGTCATCTTCGAGAGCAACCCCAACTGCCCCAGCACGCCCCTGGTGGACGACCCGAGCGCGCTCGGAGGACCCGCTTCGGGCGACGTGCGTGGTCCCCATGCGGCGGCGCCACGTGCGCTCGCCTCGGCGAACCGCCACGGGCAGAACGCGGTCGCCTTTGCCGACGTCGACAGCGACGGCGACCTCGACTACTTCTGGGGCGACATCAACTCGGCGAGCCTGCTCTTCTTCGAAAACCAGGGAACGCCGACCGATCCCACCCTCGTTCTCGCCGCCGACGTCTACCCCGACGACGAGCCACTCACGTCCGGCGGCTACGCCATCGCGGCATTTGGCGACACCGACGCCGACGGCGACCTCGACCTCGTGGTGGGCATCGCGGGCGGCTTCTGCTCCCAGCCGAAGAACCTCATCGACAACTTTTTCCTGTACGAGAACATCGGCACTGCGACGGCGCCGGTCTTCACGGAGCGCACGAGCCGGCTGCTGCCGAACTACGATGTCGGGCGCAGCACCCGGCTGGCCATTGCCGACCTCGACGGCGACGGCGACCTCGACGCGCTCGTCAGCGTCGACCGCCCGCCCAGCCTGGACCCAATCCGGTCGGCCCTGCGGCTCCTCGAAAACGTGGGCAGTGCCGCCGCACCACGCTGGCGCGAGACCGACCCCGACTTCCTCAGCCTCGACCTCGGCGTGAGCGCGTCGTCCTACACGCCAGCACTGGTCGACCTCACCGGCGATGGGCTGAGGGACCTCGTCGTTGGCGAGTTTGGGCGCGACCTGTTCTTCTTCCGCCGCACGGCGGCCCCGCTCGACAGCCCCGACGCCTTTGTCGAGGTCGTGCCCAGCCCGCTCGCCGACCTCGCGCTCGGCCAGCGCCCCACCCCGACACTCGGCGACCTCGACGGCGACGGCGACGCGGACCTTGTCGCGGGTGACTTCACGGGGCGGCTGCGCTTCTTCCGCAACACGGGCTCGCCGACCGCCGCGGCGTTCACGCTGGAGGCGGACCGCTTCCTGGACGCCGACGTGGGCACCAACAGCACCCCGCACCTCGGCGACCTCGACGGCGACGGCGACCTCGACCTCCTCGTCGGCAGCGACGACGGCCCCGTCCAGGTGTACCGCAACGAGGGCACTCCGCAGGCCTTCTCGTTTGTCGACGCCGGCACCATCCCGATGCCCCGCAGTGGCACGGCGCCCGCGCTCGGCGACCTCGACGGCGACGGCGACCCAGACCTCATGAGCGGCACGCTTGGCGGCGGCCTGATCTTCCTACGCAACCCCACGACGACCGACGTGGAGCCACCCGCACCGCCCCAGACGCTACAGTTTGAGGCTTTCCCGAACCCAGCGCGCGGCGCCGTGCGGTTCCGGACTGCCCTTCCGCCTGACCTCGGCCCTACTACGCTGGCTGTCTATGACGTACTCGGACGCGTCGTCTTCGAAGCCGCGCTGCCCGAGGCGGGTGCCACGCTGGTGTGGGAAGGTCCAGGGACGGACCGCGGTACGCTCAGCGGAGGCCTCTACGTGGCCGTCCTGCGCAGCGGTGGCGAGCGCCTCGCCACGCGCCGGATCACCGTGCTCCCCCGCTAG
- a CDS encoding ParB/RepB/Spo0J family partition protein: MATRKAALGKGLGSLLPQMEEAQDADQGDGASEDGTLAQARGPQARLYNFEERFRTAGRVAELEVDAIRPNPYQPRTEFNERALRELAASIEQLGIIQPLTVRSLGGGQFELISGERRLRAARKAGLRRVPAFVREADTEAMLEMAIVENVQREDLNPIEIALGYQRLIDEIGLTQEQVADKVGKSRSGVTNLLRLLRLPPRVQASIRDGLLTPGHARMLVSLGDDEIQMTLHQAILDEGLSVRDVEERVRAYKNPTPEPENKVEPAVTAVPTLDERNRLQIADFEAKLREHLATQVRLQHRADHSGKIEIAYYSQEDLERVLDLVLGKK; this comes from the coding sequence ATGGCGACGCGCAAAGCAGCTCTCGGTAAGGGCCTCGGCTCGCTCCTCCCTCAAATGGAGGAAGCCCAGGACGCCGACCAGGGCGACGGGGCGAGCGAGGACGGCACGCTTGCCCAAGCCCGCGGCCCCCAGGCCCGCCTCTACAACTTCGAGGAGCGCTTCCGCACCGCCGGGCGCGTGGCTGAGTTGGAGGTGGACGCCATCCGTCCCAACCCCTACCAGCCGCGCACCGAGTTCAACGAGCGCGCACTGCGAGAACTCGCGGCCTCCATCGAGCAGTTGGGCATCATCCAGCCGCTCACCGTGCGCTCCCTCGGCGGCGGCCAGTTCGAGCTGATCTCGGGCGAGCGCCGTCTCCGCGCCGCCCGCAAGGCCGGGCTCAGGCGCGTGCCTGCCTTTGTCCGCGAGGCCGACACGGAGGCCATGCTGGAGATGGCCATCGTAGAGAACGTCCAGCGCGAGGACCTCAACCCCATCGAGATCGCCCTCGGCTACCAGCGCCTCATCGACGAGATCGGGCTGACGCAGGAGCAGGTGGCCGACAAGGTGGGCAAGAGCCGCTCGGGCGTGACCAACCTGCTGCGGCTGCTCCGCCTCCCGCCGCGCGTGCAAGCCTCGATCCGCGACGGCCTGCTCACGCCCGGCCACGCACGCATGCTCGTCAGCCTCGGCGACGACGAGATCCAGATGACGCTCCACCAGGCGATCCTGGACGAGGGCCTCTCGGTCCGCGACGTGGAGGAGCGCGTCCGCGCCTACAAGAACCCGACGCCCGAGCCTGAGAACAAGGTCGAGCCAGCCGTCACGGCCGTGCCGACCCTCGACGAGCGCAACCGCCTCCAGATCGCCGACTTCGAGGCGAAGCTGCGCGAGCATCTCGCCACGCAGGTCCGCCTCCAGCACCGCGCCGACCACAGCGGCAAGATCGAGATCGCCTACTACTCGCAGGAGGACCTGGAACGCGTGCTCGACCTCGTCCTTGGTAAGAAGTAG
- a CDS encoding LapA family protein yields the protein MRFALILSLVIAAVAIVFTLQNTASTEVNVGPYTITASLAVVLIVTLSAGVLVGLLASVPARFRAGQRAKKAERELASLRSSLQAPATPAQPTAPKVVPADPTAMPPAADAATDASETQRLAEEVAQRTQQATGKQA from the coding sequence ATGCGTTTCGCGCTCATCCTCTCGCTCGTGATCGCCGCGGTCGCCATCGTCTTCACGCTGCAAAACACGGCCTCTACTGAGGTCAACGTCGGCCCCTACACCATCACAGCCTCGCTCGCCGTTGTGCTCATCGTGACGCTCAGCGCAGGCGTGCTTGTCGGGCTGCTCGCGAGCGTGCCGGCGCGCTTCCGGGCGGGGCAGCGGGCCAAGAAGGCCGAGCGCGAACTCGCCTCGTTGCGGTCGTCGCTGCAGGCGCCGGCGACACCCGCCCAGCCCACAGCCCCGAAGGTGGTACCGGCCGACCCGACGGCGATGCCGCCTGCCGCCGACGCCGCCACCGACGCCTCGGAGACGCAGCGCCTGGCCGAGGAGGTGGCCCAGCGCACGCAGCAGGCGACGGGCAAGCAGGCGTAG
- a CDS encoding AAA family ATPase, which translates to MGKVIAVANQKGGVGKTTTAVNLAASLAATEHPTLLIDMDPQANGTSGIGVDARTVASSSYEILAGDVPVEDSVLSTEMPYLDLVPSHINLVGAEIEMIDLMNREQVLKNALTHVRRAYDFVVIDCPPSLGLLTLNALTAADSVLIPVQAEYFALEGLGQLLNTIKIVRQHLNPELEIEGVLLTMFDGRLRLSNQVASEVRRYFGAKVFQAIIQRNVRISEAPSFGKPVLLYDATSVGARNYIALAREIIQNNAALLAAPVQEEGRVPLADLMDRSGRAVSNGDGASDDTLAAPQRIRLPSATTRDSSSDD; encoded by the coding sequence ATGGGCAAGGTCATCGCGGTCGCAAACCAGAAAGGCGGCGTCGGCAAGACGACCACGGCGGTCAACCTCGCCGCGTCGCTCGCAGCGACGGAGCACCCCACGCTGCTCATCGACATGGACCCGCAGGCCAACGGGACCTCGGGCATCGGCGTGGACGCCCGCACCGTGGCCTCGTCGAGCTACGAGATCCTCGCGGGCGACGTGCCGGTCGAAGACTCCGTCCTCTCGACCGAGATGCCCTACCTCGACCTCGTCCCGAGCCACATCAACCTGGTGGGCGCCGAGATCGAGATGATCGACCTCATGAACCGCGAGCAGGTGCTCAAGAACGCGCTCACGCACGTCCGCCGCGCCTACGACTTCGTGGTCATCGACTGCCCGCCGAGCCTCGGCCTGCTGACGCTCAACGCGCTCACGGCCGCCGACTCGGTGCTGATCCCCGTGCAGGCGGAGTACTTCGCGCTCGAAGGGCTCGGCCAGCTCCTCAACACGATCAAGATCGTCCGGCAGCATCTCAACCCCGAACTCGAGATCGAGGGGGTGCTCCTGACCATGTTCGACGGCCGGCTGCGGCTCTCCAACCAGGTGGCCTCCGAAGTCCGGCGCTACTTCGGCGCGAAGGTCTTCCAGGCCATCATCCAGCGCAACGTCCGCATCTCAGAGGCACCGAGCTTCGGCAAGCCGGTCCTGCTCTACGACGCCACGTCGGTGGGCGCGCGCAACTACATCGCGCTCGCCCGCGAGATCATCCAGAACAACGCCGCGCTCCTCGCCGCCCCAGTGCAGGAGGAGGGCCGCGTGCCACTCGCGGACCTGATGGACCGCTCCGGCCGCGCCGTCTCCAACGGCGATGGCGCCTCCGACGATACGCTTGCCGCGCCGCAGCGCATCCGCCTGCCCTCGGCCACGACCCGCGACTCGTCCTCAGACGACTAG
- a CDS encoding aminotransferase class I/II-fold pyridoxal phosphate-dependent enzyme, with product MPNPDAHGSQVADRPALFDKAAQFFAPGGDYARVQEAGLYPYFRPIEVAEGTRAVMNGKNLIMAGSNNYLGLTNDPRVVQAAQDAIANYGTGCTGSRFLNGTLDLHLELEEQLAAFMGKEACVLFSTGYMTNLGVVQSLASKGDFVFSDKDNHACIVAGTQVSFAETVRYRHDDMDHLRLQLERYSAQHPDAGKFIVTDGVFSMSGTIAKVPDLVDLAREYNAALMLDDAHAVGVVGDGGRGSASTFGRLDDVDLVTGTFSKSFASLGGFVVGDREVIEYIRHKASAHIFSASMPPANVATVLKCLEILQAEPERLARLEEISTYMRDGFSHLGFNVWTSESPIIPVVIGDMFTCFAFWKDLLEAGVFVNPVVPPAVPRGQALMRTSYMATHTNEELDLILDAFRRIGLKHGIIRKNGTPGHYVGRNGHE from the coding sequence ATGCCCAACCCCGACGCCCACGGCTCGCAGGTCGCAGATCGCCCCGCGCTCTTCGACAAGGCCGCCCAGTTCTTTGCTCCCGGCGGTGACTATGCACGGGTCCAAGAAGCGGGCCTCTACCCCTACTTCCGGCCGATTGAGGTGGCGGAGGGGACGCGGGCCGTGATGAATGGAAAGAACCTCATCATGGCCGGGTCGAACAACTACCTCGGTCTCACCAACGATCCGCGCGTGGTCCAGGCCGCCCAGGACGCCATTGCCAACTACGGGACGGGCTGCACCGGCTCTCGCTTCCTCAACGGCACCCTCGACCTGCATCTGGAACTCGAAGAGCAGCTGGCAGCCTTCATGGGCAAGGAGGCGTGTGTGCTCTTCTCGACGGGCTACATGACCAACCTAGGCGTGGTGCAGAGCCTGGCGAGCAAGGGCGACTTCGTCTTCAGCGACAAGGACAACCACGCCTGCATCGTCGCAGGGACCCAGGTCAGCTTTGCCGAGACGGTCCGCTACCGTCACGACGACATGGACCACCTGCGCCTCCAATTGGAGCGCTACAGCGCGCAGCACCCCGACGCGGGCAAGTTCATCGTCACGGACGGCGTCTTCTCGATGAGTGGTACCATCGCCAAGGTGCCCGACCTGGTCGATCTAGCCCGCGAATACAACGCCGCGCTGATGCTCGACGACGCGCACGCCGTCGGCGTGGTGGGCGACGGGGGCCGCGGTTCAGCCTCGACGTTCGGGCGGCTCGACGACGTAGACCTCGTTACCGGCACCTTCTCGAAGAGCTTCGCCTCGCTCGGCGGCTTCGTCGTCGGGGACCGCGAGGTGATCGAGTACATCCGCCACAAGGCCAGTGCCCACATCTTCAGCGCCTCCATGCCGCCTGCCAACGTGGCGACGGTGCTGAAGTGCCTGGAGATCCTGCAGGCCGAGCCCGAGCGTCTTGCTCGTCTGGAGGAGATCTCGACCTACATGCGCGACGGCTTCAGCCATCTTGGCTTCAACGTGTGGACGAGTGAGTCGCCTATCATCCCGGTCGTGATCGGCGACATGTTCACCTGCTTCGCGTTCTGGAAAGACCTGCTGGAAGCGGGCGTGTTCGTGAACCCCGTGGTGCCGCCGGCCGTCCCACGTGGCCAGGCACTCATGCGCACGAGCTACATGGCGACGCACACGAACGAGGAGCTGGACCTCATTCTCGACGCCTTCCGCCGCATCGGGCTCAAGCACGGCATCATCCGGAAGAACGGAACGCCAGGCCACTACGTCGGCCGCAACGGCCACGAGTAA
- a CDS encoding flavodoxin family protein, with translation MPDTPPARYGDLRALFVNCTLKPSPAESHTDTLLDVSRAIMEKQGVTVDAFRAVDFHLAPGVYPDMTEHGAEHDDWPALYERVKAADILVLGTPIWLGERSSVCTQVIERLYAQSGQLNDAGQYAFYGKVGGILVTGNEDGIKHVAMGTLYALQHLGYTIPPQADAGWIGEAGPGPSYGDLRDDGTRVGFDNDFTQRNTTFMTWNLLHLARLLKDAGGVPAYGNQRSAWDAGARFDHPNPEYR, from the coding sequence ATGCCTGACACGCCTCCTGCCCGCTACGGCGACCTCCGAGCGCTCTTCGTCAACTGCACGCTCAAGCCCTCGCCTGCAGAGTCGCACACCGACACGCTCCTCGACGTGTCCCGCGCGATCATGGAGAAGCAGGGCGTGACCGTCGATGCGTTCCGCGCCGTCGACTTCCACCTCGCGCCGGGGGTCTACCCCGACATGACCGAGCACGGTGCGGAGCACGACGACTGGCCTGCGCTTTACGAGCGGGTCAAGGCGGCCGATATCCTCGTGCTCGGCACGCCGATCTGGCTCGGCGAGCGCTCCTCGGTCTGCACCCAGGTCATCGAGCGGCTCTACGCGCAGTCGGGGCAACTCAACGACGCGGGGCAGTACGCCTTCTACGGCAAGGTCGGGGGCATCCTCGTGACTGGCAACGAGGACGGCATCAAGCACGTCGCGATGGGCACGCTCTACGCGCTCCAGCACCTCGGTTACACCATCCCGCCGCAGGCCGACGCGGGCTGGATCGGCGAGGCCGGCCCCGGACCGAGCTACGGCGACCTCCGTGACGACGGCACCCGCGTCGGCTTCGACAACGACTTCACGCAGCGCAATACCACGTTCATGACGTGGAACCTGCTCCACCTGGCCCGGCTGCTCAAGGACGCGGGCGGCGTGCCCGCCTACGGCAACCAGCGCTCCGCCTGGGATGCCGGGGCGCGCTTCGACCACCCGAACCCCGAGTACCGCTAG
- a CDS encoding DUF5683 domain-containing protein, whose protein sequence is MTYNVPYSGVLRVAWCLAIALLCCTVHAQVVADSTGTAGEVAAEEGGADAAVVLSPVGVEVVTIPDDPRTPRGALLRSLAVPGWGQVYNGQWGKAPIAFGAVAGVTVLVVVNHLDYRQWREAYLFSACEDLVCDPDQPGVNPNAGFIDTWQSLGEPSTQLALNNRDVLRRNRDFAILIGILVYGLQALDAYVSGHLLDFDVSEDLSLRALPALTPHGTVGGRLALRWVW, encoded by the coding sequence ATGACATACAACGTCCCATACAGCGGTGTACTGCGGGTCGCGTGGTGTCTGGCGATAGCGCTGCTGTGCTGTACGGTGCATGCGCAGGTCGTGGCGGACTCGACAGGTACTGCGGGCGAAGTCGCAGCGGAAGAGGGGGGCGCCGACGCCGCTGTGGTGCTGAGCCCCGTCGGGGTGGAGGTCGTGACCATACCCGACGATCCGAGGACGCCGCGGGGGGCGCTCTTGCGGAGCCTTGCGGTGCCGGGGTGGGGGCAGGTCTACAACGGGCAGTGGGGCAAGGCGCCCATCGCGTTCGGCGCCGTGGCAGGCGTGACGGTGCTGGTGGTGGTCAACCACCTCGACTACCGGCAGTGGCGCGAGGCGTACCTCTTCAGCGCCTGCGAAGACCTCGTGTGCGACCCTGACCAGCCCGGCGTCAACCCCAACGCCGGCTTCATCGACACGTGGCAGTCGCTCGGCGAGCCCTCGACGCAACTGGCACTCAACAACCGCGACGTGCTCCGCCGCAACCGGGACTTCGCCATCCTGATTGGCATCCTCGTCTATGGCCTGCAGGCGCTCGACGCCTATGTCTCTGGCCACCTGCTCGACTTCGATGTGAGCGAAGATCTCTCGCTGCGCGCGTTGCCTGCCCTCACACCGCACGGAACGGTTGGAGGGCGGCTCGCGCTCCGGTGGGTGTGGTAA
- a CDS encoding geranylgeranylglycerol-phosphate geranylgeranyltransferase: MASPSRSDALLGIVQLLRPLNFVLFLAGVALGGVLGAGAEAFEGASGRALMWAMASAACLGGAANAINDVYDLAIDRVNRPGRPLPSGAVTVRTATSVAIALAVLSVVLAAGVSRTHVLLAASTGGLLWLYSASLKRLPVVGNLAVSMVLGLALVYGGLAVGLSDAVLVGAAFAFLTTWAREGAKDLEDVVGDAADGAQTLPLVTSPRTAAWVCLAVLAATLAVLPVPAFIPALGLPFLAFGLPAAGLLLAAAWHLLAPDPTTTAGQASALLKAAMVAGVMALAFARLA; encoded by the coding sequence ATGGCCTCGCCGTCGCGCTCGGATGCCCTGCTCGGCATCGTGCAATTGCTGCGTCCGCTCAATTTCGTGCTGTTTCTAGCGGGGGTCGCGCTCGGCGGCGTGCTGGGCGCAGGGGCCGAGGCCTTCGAGGGTGCGTCGGGCCGGGCCCTGATGTGGGCAATGGCGTCGGCGGCGTGCCTGGGCGGCGCGGCCAACGCGATCAACGACGTGTACGACCTCGCCATCGACCGGGTGAACCGACCGGGTCGCCCGCTGCCGTCGGGCGCGGTGACGGTGCGCACCGCGACGTCGGTGGCCATCGCGCTGGCGGTGCTGAGTGTGGTGCTGGCAGCCGGCGTGTCGCGCACGCATGTCCTGCTCGCCGCGTCAACGGGTGGCCTGCTGTGGCTCTACAGTGCTTCGCTGAAGCGGCTGCCCGTAGTGGGCAACCTCGCGGTGTCGATGGTTCTGGGGCTGGCGCTCGTCTACGGGGGCCTTGCCGTCGGGCTCTCGGACGCAGTGCTGGTGGGGGCCGCGTTCGCGTTTCTGACGACGTGGGCGCGTGAGGGGGCCAAAGACCTCGAAGACGTGGTGGGCGACGCGGCCGACGGGGCGCAAACGCTCCCGCTCGTGACGAGTCCGCGCACGGCGGCGTGGGTGTGCCTAGCGGTGCTGGCAGCTACGCTCGCCGTGCTCCCGGTGCCCGCGTTTATCCCGGCACTTGGGCTTCCGTTCTTGGCGTTCGGGCTGCCCGCGGCGGGCCTCCTATTGGCTGCGGCGTGGCACCTGCTTGCGCCTGATCCCACCACGACCGCAGGCCAGGCCAGCGCGCTCCTGAAAGCGGCGATGGTGGCAGGCGTCATGGCGCTGGCGTTCGCCCGATTGGCCTAG